From the genome of Papaver somniferum cultivar HN1 chromosome 2, ASM357369v1, whole genome shotgun sequence, one region includes:
- the LOC113346933 gene encoding stachyose synthase-like, with protein sequence MAPQEVYTSATNENTTMKTCFELLDGNLSSDGITLLSEVPDNVSFIPFSSLSHSSDASPAILQRVQDSSYKGGFLGFTKEESSDTLMNSLGKFTDRDFLSIFRFKTWWSTMWVGNNGSELQMESQWVLLDVPELKSYALIMPIIEGKFRSALHPGVDGHVMICAESGSTRVRTSSFDKIAYVHISDNPYNLMKEAYSAVRVHMDTFKLLEEKSVPSLADKFGWCTWDAFYLTVEPIGIWHGVREFADGGISPRFLIIDDGWQSISLDDENPLEDAKNLVLGGTQMTARLYRFEECEKFRKYKSGTMLGPGAPSFDPKKPKLLIVKAIEVEHAEKALDKATKSGAADFSKLVSTVEDLKAELNEMFGGDDSDSSSIFSNGCVDIGMKAFTTDLRSEFKGLDDIFVWHALCGAWGGVRPGATHLDSKIVPVTVSPGLDGTMQDLAVVKIVEGGIGLVQPDQAIDFYDSMHSHLADAGITGVKVDVIHTLEYVSEEYGGRVELAEAYYDGLSRSVAKNFNGTGLISSMQQCNDFFFLGTKQISIGRVGDDFWFQDPNGDPMGVYWLQGVHMIHCAYNSMWIGQIIQPDWDMFQSDHCSATFHAASRAICGGPVYVSDSVGGHNFDLIKKLVFPDGTIPKCQYFALPTRDCLFKNPLFDNKTILKIWNFNKYGGVIGAFNCQGAGWDPKEQRIKGYSECYKPMTGLVHVNDIEWDQNTEAYEMCEAEEFAVYLNQAEKLFAMTSESESFEMTIEPSSFEIFSFVPIKKLTNNTRFAPFGFTNMFNCGGTIQEMDYFEDEADQVCVKIKVKGEGQFLAYSSSLPKKCFMNGVNEYEVGFEWFTEDGKLILNLPWLEEYGGESEVTFVF encoded by the exons ATGGCTCCTCAGGAAGTCTATACCTCAGCTACAAATGAAAACACAACCATGAAAACATGTTTTGAATTATTAGATGGTAATTTAAGTTCTGACGGAATTACATTGCTTTCAGAAGTTCCTGATAACGTCTCTTTCATCCCTTTTTCATCGCTTTCTCATTCTTCTGATGCTTCACCAGCCATTCTTCAAAGAGTTCAAGACTCATCTTATAAAGGTGGGTTTCTTGGGTTTACTAAAGAAGAGTCATCAGATACGTTGATGAATTCTTTGGGAAAGTTCACAGATAGAGATTTTCTAAGCATTTTTAGATTCAAAACTTGGTGGTCTACCATGTGGGTAGGAAACAATGGGTCCGAGCTTCAAATGGAGTCGCAATGGGTACTCTTAGATGTCCCTGAGTTGAAGTCATATGCTTTAATCATGCCTATAATCGAAGGGAAATTCCGGTCTGCACTTCATCCGGGTGTAGATGGACATGTCATGATATGTGCTGAGAGTGGTTCTACTAGAGTTAGAACGTCATCTTTCGATAAAATTGCTTATGTTCATATATCTGATAATCCATACAACTTAATGAAAGAAGCTTATAGCGCTGTTCGAGTTCATATGGATACGTTTAAGTTATTAGAAGAAAAATCAGTCCCAAGCTTAGCAGATAAGTTTGGATGGTGTACTTGGGATGCATTTTACTTAACCGTCGAGCCAATTGGTATCTGGCACGGGGTGAGGGAATTTGCAGACGGAGGAATCTCTCCGAGGTTCCTTATTATCGATGATGGTTGGCAGAGTATCAGTTTAGATGATGAAAATCCACTAGAAGATGCGAAGAATTTAGTTCTAGGTGGAACTCAAATGACTGCTAGGCTTTACAGGTTCGAGGAGTGCGAGAAGTTCAGAAAGTACAAAAGCGGAACCATGTTGGGGCCTGGGGCACCGTCGTTCGATCCTAAGAAGCCAAAGTTGCTGATTGTAAAGGCTATTGAAGTTGAGCATGCAGAGAAGGCTCTTGACAAGGCTACAAAATCAGGAGCTGCTGATTTTTCCAAATTGGTATCGACTGTCGAAGATTTAAAAGCGGAGCTAAATGAGATGTTCGGTGGAGACGACAGTGATAGCAGTAGTATTTTTTCCAATGGGTGCGTAGATATTGGAATGAAGGCTTTTACTACTGACTTGAGATCTGAGTTTAAAGGTTTGGATGATATTTTTGTATGGCATGCTCTTTGCGGAGCTTGGGGTGGTGTTAGGCCCGGTGCAACCCATCTTGATTCAAAGATAGTTCCTGTCACAGTCTCGCCAGGACTTGATGGAACTATGCAAGATCTTGCGGTTGTAAAGATTGTTGAAGGCGGCATCGGACTCGTTCAACCCGATCAGGCCATTGATTTTTATGACTCTATGCACTCTCATCTTGCTGATGCTGGAATTACAGGAGTCAAGGTGGATGTCATTCAT ACACTTGAATATGTAAGCGAGGAATATGGAGGTCGGGTTGAGCTTGCAGAAGCATATTATGATGGGCTAAGTAGGTCGGTTGCAAAGAACTTCAATGGAACAGGACTGATTTCGAGTATGCAACAGTGCAATGACTTCTTCTTCCTTGGTACCAAACAGATATCAATAGGAAGAGTAG GTGATGATTTCTGGTTTCAAGATCCAAACGGCGACCCAATGGGAGTTTACTGGTTGCAAGGAGTTCATATGATCCATTGTGCTTATAACAGTATGTGGATAGGTCAAATCATACAACCTGATTGGGACATGTTCCAATCAGATCATTGTAGTGCGACATTTCATGCTGCCTCTAGGGCTATCTGTGGTGGACCTGTTTATGTTAGTGACTCGGTTGGTGGTCACAATTTCGATCTTATAAAGAAGTTGGTTTTTCCTGATGGGACCATTCCCAAATGCCAATATTTTGCTCTTCCTACAAGAGATTGTCTCTTCAAGAACCCTCTCTTTGATAACAAAACCATCCTCAAGATTTGGAACTTTAACAAG TATGGAGGTGTCATTGGAGCATTCAACTGCCAAGGAGCTGGTTGGGATCCAAAGGAGCAAAGAATCAAGGGCTACTCAGAATGTTACAAGCCAATGACTGGCCTGGTGCATGTTAACGACATCGAATGGGACCAGAATACAGAAGCTTATGAAATGTGTGAGGCTGAGGAGTTTGCAGTTTACCTCAACCAAGCGGAGAAACTATTTGCAATGACTTCTGAATCAGAGTCATTTGAAATGACAATTGAACCATCTTCATTTGAGATATTCAGTTTTGTGCCAATAAAGAAACTGACAAACAATACAAGATTTGCACCATTTGGGTTCACAAATATGTTCAACTGTGGTGGAACTATTCAAGAAATGGACTACTTTGAGGATGAGGCTGATCAAGTTTGCGTGAAAATTAAGGTTAAAGGTGAAGGACAATTCTTGGCTTACTCAAGTTCACTTCCAAAGAAATGTTTCATGAATGGCGTCAATGAGTATGAAGTTGGTTTTGAATGGTTTACGGAAGatgggaaactgattttgaatcTTCCATGGCTAGAGGAGTATGGTGGAGAATCTGAAGTTACTTTTGTTTTCTGA